From a region of the Helianthus annuus cultivar XRQ/B chromosome 5, HanXRQr2.0-SUNRISE, whole genome shotgun sequence genome:
- the LOC118492123 gene encoding uncharacterized protein LOC118492123 produces MDTAVDISGCADKDVVKFVSQSFKGEALAWWRSLIQAIGKIPLYNMSWEQFVSLINENYCPQHEADFLSLVMKNLDCQAYLTSFNTMSRQRLLRNTDAEKRKHEDNYSRRSNKKHKGNNDHKKSSLNKKDDQHAGDKPKCKVCKKHHFGRCRYESKSQSQPRACGICKSSEHKTLDCKKIKDAMCYNCNEKRHIKSYCPKFAKKSEEGKKTNARVFQMNAQEAIQSDNVITGTFLINDAYIRVLFKPTC; encoded by the exons atggacactgcgGTAGATATCAGTGGATGCGCTGataaggatgtggtgaagtttgtatctcaGTCGTTCAAAGGTGAGGcattagcttggtggaggtctttaATCCAAGCTATAGGTAAAATCCCATTGTACAATATGTCTTGGGAACAGTTTGTGTCATTAATCAatgagaactactgccctcagcatgaagcTGATTTCTTGTCTctggttatgaaaaacctagaCTGTCAGGCCTACCTGACGAGTTTCAACacgatgtcaag gcagagattGCTGAGAAACACAGATGCtgaaaagaggaaacatgaggaTAACTACTCAAGACGCTCAAACAAAAAGCATAAGGGAAACAATGACCATAAAAAGAGCTCTTTAAACAAGAAAGATGATCAACACGCGGGTGACAAGCCCAAGTGCAAAGtctgtaagaagcaccattttgggaggtgtaGGTATGAGTCAAAATCCCAGTCACAGCCAagggcatgtgggatttgcaaatcttcTGAGCACAAGACTCTCGattgcaagaagataaaagatgcaatGTGCTACAATTGCAACGAGAAGAGGCACATTAAGTCTTATTGCCCAAAGTTCGCGAAGAAATCTGAGGAAGGAaaaaagaccaatgctagggtcttccagatgaacgcACAGGAGGCTATCCAGAgcgataatgtcataacaggtaccttccttattaATGATGCTTATATAAGAGTGTTGTTTAAACCTACCTGTTAG